A segment of the Candidatus Poribacteria bacterium genome:
CTGATCTTCATCTCACCGATCCTCCTGGTAACCTTTGCTGCCCTGCATCCCAGGGTTTTCGGATTTATAACCTCAGGGTGGGGTCACAACATATGGGCCAGGAGCCCGATCTATGTGGCTATGACCTTGGCGTGGGGTGTGACCGTTCCGGTGGCAGTGGCCGCGATCTTCGTCCTGAGCGATGATCTCATCCTCAAAAGATCGCCCTCCAGGCCGACCTTACTTCTGGCCTGTTGGTCGATCGTACCGCTGGCCTTTTTCGTTTTAGGTTCCCTCTTTCAGAACGTCGCCGGATATTACCTCTTCTTCACCGTTCCCGCCTATCTGATCCTGGCCGCTCGTGCGTGCCGGATTCCGGATCGGAGGATAATCGTTCTTCTGCTTGTGGCGGTATTGGGATCGGAGATGATAGGATGGGACTACCTGTATTTCACGAGGGAAAACGGAGGCCGACCGATGTGGAGGGAGGCCTTTCGTCTGGTCGGGGAGAGGATGAAGTCGGATGACTTGGTTGTCTCGACCATCCCGGCGTTAGCGCGGTGCTATCTGCCTGAGGCGAATTTCGTCAAGATCGACGCCTTCACATTCGACAAGAGCTTTTCGCAAACTGATGGATCATCGATCCGCATAAGCGGTGGACGGCAGATGGCCGAGGGCGAACGTTATTTTCGAAATAGAAGGAGGATTTGGTTTATCTTGGACGAATCGAACATGAACGTGATCGATCCGGATCATCGGCTCAGGGATCACATCGCCGAGGAAGGGAGATTTATAAGGCGGTTTCCAGTCTATTCCAGAGCGTCGGATAGAAGTATAACGGTCTTCCTCGTCTCCCGTCATAGCGCTCCCTGAGTTGAAGATGATATAGGTAAAACGCTTAAGTCGAACCGAGAAATATCCGATAAACATCATGCAAGCTTCCCTGTCCCGGGGAGGAGATCAGATGAAGCACAAAGCCAAG
Coding sequences within it:
- a CDS encoding glycosyltransferase family 39 protein, yielding MIYRLGLTVIIILAALLRFWRLGRWSFWADEALTFLDAQNFPHLLRINPLPYALVKLTTALLGRDEWGARFGFALIGVLSVPVIYLIASRLYDKKTGLISALLLALLPWHIFWSQNARSYSLVLLWSLLSSGLFYLAFERDSLSYLLSSMFFILMLIGSHLLSGVLVLGFLAYLISIKILRAERPGGYRRRNILIFISPILLVTFAALHPRVFGFITSGWGHNIWARSPIYVAMTLAWGVTVPVAVAAIFVLSDDLILKRSPSRPTLLLACWSIVPLAFFVLGSLFQNVAGYYLFFTVPAYLILAARACRIPDRRIIVLLLVAVLGSEMIGWDYLYFTRENGGRPMWREAFRLVGERMKSDDLVVSTIPALARCYLPEANFVKIDAFTFDKSFSQTDGSSIRISGGRQMAEGERYFRNRRRIWFILDESNMNVIDPDHRLRDHIAEEGRFIRRFPVYSRASDRSITVFLVSRHSAP